Genomic window (Bacteroidota bacterium):
AATAAAATTTAATGGATGTTGGTTACGGACATACCATTCCAAATCATACCAATCGCGACCTTTTACTCTATTTCTCCAATTTCTGAATAAAAAAGCATGCATCTTACCTGCAAACAGAGAGGGTATTGTAAAACAATGCGTCATAAAAGAAAATGGCAACATTAAAAGATTATGTTCGGTATTAAAACCTAAAGGTGGATTTGTGTCAATTTCAATTTTGATTTTTATGGAACGCTGGGTTTGAAATTTAATATTATAAATTTCAGAATTATCCTTTAAAAAAGCTGATTCAATATATGTATTCGAAATTTTAGTTTTTTTGCGAATAACAACTTCTCTTCCGTGTGCTTTAAATTCTTTAATGATAGCATCAAAATACTTTTCAAGTGAGAACTTATCATTTTTCTTGAGAAGGGAAAAGTCCATATCCTCGGAAAATCTGGGCAGATTATGAAAAATTCTTAAGCAAGTGCCTCCATAAAAAGTAGCTTTAGCAAAAAAGCCTGCTCTGTAAAGTGCAGCCAACGTTATTTGTTGCATTACCTCATGTAATGCATTGTGCTTATTATCCGTTGTTTTTATCTCGTAACGAGATAGCATTTGATCAAATATTGTACTCATCATGAATAAATTTACTGAGAAATTTTAATTCTGTTTTTTTATATCCATACTTAATACATTCATCAATAATTGTCATATCCCATTTTTTAACAAAGTCGAAATCAATACGTAAATCTTGAAATAAAAATTCCCTTACAGCCTTTATCGATTGTAAACGAATTCCAGATTTAGTAATAATTAAATCACAGAGTGCTTTTTCAGGGCTTGCTATTAGATAAGTATGAGAATTTTTAATAATTTTTTGTATTATTCCTAAAGGAAAATAATTCTCAGGAACAGATATGTATTCAAATTCCCCTAATGGAGTATTAAAATTTTTACTTCGTTTTGTTGTAATTGACCTTATGCTGTAAACACGTTCAGGTATTAATCCATAAAATGATAATGCATTTTCAAGAGAAACATAAGATGGACCATACAGATGGTTAGCAATAAGTTCTTTTGATATGGCTTGACTTGTAATATCAGGTGAAACTATGTACGAACCTTTCTTTAATCGAATTAAATAACCCGATTTTTCAAGCTTACTAATTTTATCTCGTGGTGATTTATAGGTTGATAATTTGCTAGCAATTGTTTTATAGTCAATTGGAATTATACCATATTGTTGTAAATCATTCATAGTTAAAATATTCTTATATTAATTGAAATGCAAATATAGTAAAAATTACACACATAATCGACATTAACTCGATTATGTGTGTAGAATTTGTGAAAATAATTTATGTTGCTAATTTGCTATTAGCTCAATTTATGAATTTAATATGTATGTATTATCCGAAAACTACCCACTCTATTAACCGAAAAGTATTTAAAGAACCTCCCTTTAACTATTTCTTACTTGCATCAAAAAGCCTTTCTTTTTCCTTTTCAGAAAGACTGTCATAGCCTGATTGTGATATTTTGTCAAGTATATCGTCAATTTCTTTTTGGTCGGCAATATTCCGGGCTGTTGATTTTGGCTTACTTTGTTCCTTTTTACCGTTTCCTTTATATGTTTTAAACTTTGTTTTCTTTTGAGATTTAAATGCTTCCTTTATCGAAAAAAGCAGTTTGTTAATCCAAGAACCAATATCTTTTCCTTTTTGCAATTGTCTTACAAAAATAAAACCGTAGAGAGCACCTCCAAGATGTGCAATATGTCCACCATAGTTGCCTTCGGGAAAGCTGATTATGTCAATAACAATCAATGCTATTGCAATATATTTGAGTTTTACAGCTCCAATAAATAGAAGGTTTATTGAATAATTGGGAGTTAGTGTTGCAGCAGCAACAAGTATTGCTAAAACACTTGCCGAGGCACCAACCATCCCAAGTAATGGTGCTTTATCTCCAAGGAAGGGAATAAATTGATATATAATGAGATAAAAAATTCCACCTGTAAGACCACCTAAAATATAAGTACTTAATACTTTTTCATCGTTCTGGTATTCTCTAAAAATTGAACCAAACCAATACAAGATTACCATATTCCAAAAAATATGAAAAAATCCACTGTGCATAAACATATAAGTTATTAGTGTCCATGGTTTTGTTACGGTTGTAGAGCTGTCGGCAGATAATGAAAGATTATTCCAAAATTGTAAATATCCGTTTGAGTAAGTTTCTCCTGTAGATAGAAAAAATCCGAGTCGAACAATTCCAACAATTACAAAGAAAATAACATTAATTAGAATAAGCTTGTAAATTATGTTATTACTTTTGGTAAATTTTAAAATGAAATCGTTTATTCGTGAATTATAATTCATAAAAAAGGAATTTATTATCAATTTGCAAATTTAAAATAGAATTCTTAAAAAAATGCAATTTAAATTTAATTCATTATTTGAATTTCGTTTGTTATTTCAGCAGCTTTATTTAACATTAATGTAACTCCACAATATCTTTCTTCTGAAAGTTTAACAGCTTTCTCAATTTTAGCCATTGGAAGATCTTTACCCCAAAATTGATAAGTTATATGAAATTTGCTAAAATGCTTAGGATGTTCATTTGTTTCTTCTGCTTGAACTTTTACGTTAAATTTGTCAGGTTCTACACGCATTTTTTTAAGAATTGAAATTACATCCATTGCAGTACAGCCTCCCAGAGCAATTAACATCAAAGGCTTTGGTCGTGGTCCTTTGTCTTCTCCACCAACATTTGCTTCTGCATCAATTGTTATTGAATGTCCGTTAAGCTCAGTATCAAATGCCATTTTATCTTTCCAGTTTACATCAATTTCTAACATTTTTTTATTTTTTTATTTTCTGCAAATTTATCAAAGATAGTGCCTTTTAAATAATGTGAAATTTTGTCTTGTTAAATCAAGCTTAAGGTATTTTCTTTGCATAGTATTTGATACTTCAAATTCCTCTCTATTTTAAAAAATTTAATGCTAAAAAGTAAAGAAAATACAGCTAACTACAATCTTTTGATAAAAAAACTTGATGATTTTATTAGAAAATTTTACAAAAATAAAATTATTAAAGGGATAATATTAGTTTTAAGCATAATGTTAATCTCTTTTTTGCTTGTCAATATTCTTGAATATTTTGGACATTTTGGCACTTTGCTTCGTAGCATTCTTTTTTATACTTACTTATTTGTAAACATATTTATTTTAATACTATATATTTTTATCCCTGTTTTTCAGTTATTTAAATTAGGAAAAATAATTTCTCACAAGCAAGCATCTCAAATAATAGGTGCTCATTTTGAAAATGTTAACGACAAATTAACAAATACTCTTCAGTTGAGAGAGATGCTGGATTTGCATCCTGAAAATAAGCAAATTATAGAATTTAGTATTAATCAAAAAATTGAAAATCTTAAGCCGATTTCATTTAATACAGCTATTAATATTTTGGAAAATCGTAAATATTTAAAGTATTTGATTATTCCAATAGTTGTTCTTTTAATATTTATTTTCGGTGCTCCTCAAGTTTTAACGGAAAGTACAAACCGATTGATAGATCATAAAATTTATTATGCTAAAGAGCTTCCTTTTAAATTTATTTTATTGAACGACAGTCTTGCTACAGTTAGAAATGAAGATTTTATGGTAAGTTTAGAAGTTGACGGACACAGCCTTCCCTCAAAAGTAAACATTGAAATTGACGGTAGTAGTTTTGTTATGGATAGGCAAAGAAACAATGTTTTTGAATACAATATCAAAAATGTTCGCTCGAATTTTGAGTTCAAGTTTTCAAGTGGTTCGTATTATTCAAATAGCTATAAAGTGATTGTGTTACCAAAACCCTTGCTAAGAAAATTTACAATAAGGCTGGATTATCCGAATTATCTTGGCAAAAAAACAGAGGAAATTATTAATGTTGGAGATCTTACAATACCGACCGGAACAAAAGTCTATTGGAAATTTTTTACCGAAGAAACTGAAAAGTTATTATTGGGTTTTGAAAGAGAGCAGATCAATTTAAAAAGAAATGCTGAAAATATTTTTTCATACTCTAAACGCTTTTTAACAAATAATTTTTATTCAGTAAAAACTTCTAATAAGTTTATGGATAGTAAAGATTCCATAATTTATTACATAAATATTATTCCTGATGTATATCCGCAAATTCAGGTTGATAAAAAAGAAGACTCACTTATTTCCAAATACATGTTTTTTAGTGGAGAAATTTCTGATGATTATGGTTTGTCTAAATTAACTTTTAATTATAGGTATAAAAAAAGTGAAGATAGTTTGAAAATCGGAAAAAAATATTCAACAAAAATTACTGTTATCAGTGGAAAAAATTATCAAAATTTCATTTATTCTTTCGATCTAAATAAATTATCTATTTCAGCAGGAGATGTACTTGAATATTATTTTGAAGTATGGGATAATGATGGCGTTAATGGTCATAAATCAACAATGTCTCAAAGGTTTTTTTATGAAGCACCATCGATGAAAGAAATAGATGAAAAAACCGATAAAATGTCTTCAGAATTAAAGTCGGGGATGAAAGATGCTTTTAGAAAAACTAAGGAAATTCAGGAAGAATTAAAAGAAGCACGAAAAAAATTATTGGAAAACAAAACTCTTAAATGGGAGGATAAAAAATATATTGAGGATGTTTTGCAAAAGCAAAAAGACCTTAAATCGCAGATTGATAAACTCAAAGAGAAATACAAAGAAAATGTTTCTACTACTGATGAGTATAAAAAGATAAGTGATGAAATGATGGAGAAGTACGAACAGCTTTTCGAAATGTTTGAAAAAGTGATACCAGAAGAATTAAAAAAACTGTATGAAGAGCTTGATGAACTATTGAAGAAAAATATGAAGGATGAGATTCAGGAGGAGATGGAAAATATGGAGATGAGTACAAAGGACATGGAAAAGGAATTGGATCGCATGTTAGAAATGTTTAAGCAATTTGAATTTGAACAAAAAACCGATGAACTGATTGAGAAGTTAGATGAACTTGCAGAAAAACAGGAAGAACTTGCAGACAAAACTGATGAGAAAAAATCTAATCAAGAAGATCTTGAAAAAAAGCAAAATAGATTGAATGAAGATTTTAAAGATATTGAACAGGACTTTAAAGAATTGGAAAAACTGAACAAAGAATTAGAAAATTCGCACAATCTTGATGATTTTAAACCAGAGCAAAAAGATATTGAACAGCAACAGAGCGAGAGCTTAAAAAATTTACAAAATAATAAAAAGAAAAAGTCATCACAGAATCAACGTAATGCTGCAAAAAAGATGAAAGACCTATCAAAAAAGATGGCAGCTATGAATATGAAAATGAAGATGAGTGCGATGAAAATTAATTATAAAAAATTACGTCAAATAGTTGAAAACCTGATACATCTTTCATTTGAACAAGAAAAACTGATAGAAGAATTAAAAAAAATAAACACTTACAATCCTCAGTATGTTGAGCTTGCACAACGACAACGAAAATTAAATGATGAAGCAAAAATGATTGAGGATAGTTTGTTTGCATTAAGCAAAAGAGTACCACAGATAAAAAATTACATAAACAGAGAGTTGAATAATCTAAACTTTAATATGGATAAAACCATTGGATATTTTGCCGATAGAAATATTCCTGAGGTTAGAAAAAATCAACAATATGTGATGACCTCAGTAAATAATATTGCCGTGATGCTTAGTGAGGTGTTAAAAAGTATGCAAAGTCAAATGTCGATGAAGGGCTCGGGAACAAAGATGTGCAATAATCCAAAGAAGGGTAAAAGTCCAAAGTCAGGAATTAAGGGGTTGCGGAAATTACAAGAGCAATTAAATCAACAGATAAAAGACTTAAAGAATGGACAGAAGCCGGGGCAAGGAGGTATGAGTAAAAGAATTGCTCAAATGGCTGCAAAACAAGAGAAGTTGCGAAATCAATTGCGGCAAATAGAAATGGAAAATAAAAAGAATGGAAATGACCCCGGAGCTAAGCTTAATGAAATACAAGAGTTGATGGAAGAAACTGAAAAAGACCTTGTTAATAAAAGAATAAATGCTGAAACAATAAGACGACAGAAACAAATTACAATCAAACTGTTAGAAGCAGAAAAAGCAGAAAAAGAACAAGGACGAGAAAAGAAAA
Coding sequences:
- a CDS encoding rhomboid family intramembrane serine protease, with product MNYNSRINDFILKFTKSNNIIYKLILINVIFFVIVGIVRLGFFLSTGETYSNGYLQFWNNLSLSADSSTTVTKPWTLITYMFMHSGFFHIFWNMVILYWFGSIFREYQNDEKVLSTYILGGLTGGIFYLIIYQFIPFLGDKAPLLGMVGASASVLAILVAAATLTPNYSINLLFIGAVKLKYIAIALIVIDIISFPEGNYGGHIAHLGGALYGFIFVRQLQKGKDIGSWINKLLFSIKEAFKSQKKTKFKTYKGNGKKEQSKPKSTARNIADQKEIDDILDKISQSGYDSLSEKEKERLFDASKK
- a CDS encoding OsmC family protein — encoded protein: MLEIDVNWKDKMAFDTELNGHSITIDAEANVGGEDKGPRPKPLMLIALGGCTAMDVISILKKMRVEPDKFNVKVQAEETNEHPKHFSKFHITYQFWGKDLPMAKIEKAVKLSEERYCGVTLMLNKAAEITNEIQIMN
- a CDS encoding nucleotidyl transferase AbiEii/AbiGii toxin family protein, with translation MMSTIFDQMLSRYEIKTTDNKHNALHEVMQQITLAALYRAGFFAKATFYGGTCLRIFHNLPRFSEDMDFSLLKKNDKFSLEKYFDAIIKEFKAHGREVVIRKKTKISNTYIESAFLKDNSEIYNIKFQTQRSIKIKIEIDTNPPLGFNTEHNLLMLPFSFMTHCFTIPSLFAGKMHAFLFRNWRNRVKGRDWYDLEWYVRNQHPLNFIHLKERCVQSGYIGKANFTHQVFTKLLKERIIKTNIEMVKADVKPFIQNADELSIWSTDYFLKLVDLIKYE
- a CDS encoding DUF4175 family protein — encoded protein: MLKSKENTANYNLLIKKLDDFIRKFYKNKIIKGIILVLSIMLISFLLVNILEYFGHFGTLLRSILFYTYLFVNIFILILYIFIPVFQLFKLGKIISHKQASQIIGAHFENVNDKLTNTLQLREMLDLHPENKQIIEFSINQKIENLKPISFNTAINILENRKYLKYLIIPIVVLLIFIFGAPQVLTESTNRLIDHKIYYAKELPFKFILLNDSLATVRNEDFMVSLEVDGHSLPSKVNIEIDGSSFVMDRQRNNVFEYNIKNVRSNFEFKFSSGSYYSNSYKVIVLPKPLLRKFTIRLDYPNYLGKKTEEIINVGDLTIPTGTKVYWKFFTEETEKLLLGFEREQINLKRNAENIFSYSKRFLTNNFYSVKTSNKFMDSKDSIIYYINIIPDVYPQIQVDKKEDSLISKYMFFSGEISDDYGLSKLTFNYRYKKSEDSLKIGKKYSTKITVISGKNYQNFIYSFDLNKLSISAGDVLEYYFEVWDNDGVNGHKSTMSQRFFYEAPSMKEIDEKTDKMSSELKSGMKDAFRKTKEIQEELKEARKKLLENKTLKWEDKKYIEDVLQKQKDLKSQIDKLKEKYKENVSTTDEYKKISDEMMEKYEQLFEMFEKVIPEELKKLYEELDELLKKNMKDEIQEEMENMEMSTKDMEKELDRMLEMFKQFEFEQKTDELIEKLDELAEKQEELADKTDEKKSNQEDLEKKQNRLNEDFKDIEQDFKELEKLNKELENSHNLDDFKPEQKDIEQQQSESLKNLQNNKKKKSSQNQRNAAKKMKDLSKKMAAMNMKMKMSAMKINYKKLRQIVENLIHLSFEQEKLIEELKKINTYNPQYVELAQRQRKLNDEAKMIEDSLFALSKRVPQIKNYINRELNNLNFNMDKTIGYFADRNIPEVRKNQQYVMTSVNNIAVMLSEVLKSMQSQMSMKGSGTKMCNNPKKGKSPKSGIKGLRKLQEQLNQQIKDLKNGQKPGQGGMSKRIAQMAAKQEKLRNQLRQIEMENKKNGNDPGAKLNEIQELMEETEKDLVNKRINAETIRRQKQITIKLLEAEKAEKEQGREKKRKSRTAADIFKRNPPSLEEYNKEKLKEIELLRTVPPTLNPYYRIKVKEYFRQLPVR